A section of the Mycolicibacterium anyangense genome encodes:
- a CDS encoding MmpS family transport accessory protein, translating into MTGVLRKVWLPVVILLVVAVAGFAVYRLHGVFGKTELTRPGSGLANDTKPFNPKTVVYEIDGPPGTVATINYLDLDATPQIARDVTLPWSITLTTTAPAASANIVAQGDSDTISCRITVNGELKDQKTSTGVNAQTFCLVKSA; encoded by the coding sequence GTGACCGGCGTTCTCCGCAAGGTCTGGCTGCCGGTGGTCATCTTGCTGGTCGTCGCGGTGGCCGGTTTTGCCGTCTACCGCCTGCACGGTGTGTTCGGCAAAACCGAACTGACCCGCCCCGGCAGCGGCCTGGCCAACGACACCAAGCCGTTCAACCCGAAGACCGTGGTCTACGAGATCGACGGGCCGCCGGGAACCGTGGCCACCATCAACTACCTTGACCTCGACGCCACCCCGCAGATCGCCCGCGATGTCACGTTGCCGTGGTCGATCACCCTGACCACCACCGCGCCAGCCGCCTCGGCCAATATCGTGGCCCAGGGCGACAGTGACACCATCAGCTGCCGTATCACCGTCAACGGTGAACTCAAGGACCAGAAGACCTCGACGGGCGTGAACGCCCAGACCTTCTGCCTGGTCAAGTCCGCATGA
- a CDS encoding DUF389 domain-containing protein — protein sequence MLHLRVIAPVERSDEVVGVLRRHVGVTHVVVHRGAALEPTGDEITADIARESANEIVDDLKALGLQDRGAITLDVVDTVLSTAAYRAEKRADGDPGDAIVWEELAARTREESTLNVTFLMFLCLACMIAAVGVVTDSPVTVVGAMVVGPEFGPLAALAVALVRRRMDLARRASIALVVGFPVAMAVTAAFVLGGEALGWIQLQSTRQLNEVDFIFQVGPLSFVVALLAGAAGMLSLVSAKSAALVGVFISVTTVPAAGFAVVAASVGDWDIAVKSAAQLLVNLLGITLAGVLVLAVRRRRETRHLA from the coding sequence GTGCTGCATCTGCGCGTGATCGCGCCGGTCGAACGCTCCGACGAGGTGGTCGGCGTGCTGCGTCGCCATGTCGGTGTCACTCACGTGGTCGTGCATCGCGGCGCCGCGTTGGAGCCCACCGGCGACGAGATCACCGCCGACATCGCCAGGGAAAGTGCCAACGAGATCGTCGACGACCTCAAGGCTCTGGGCCTTCAGGACCGTGGCGCCATCACCCTCGACGTTGTCGACACCGTTTTGTCGACCGCGGCCTACCGGGCCGAGAAGCGAGCCGACGGCGATCCCGGCGACGCCATCGTGTGGGAGGAGCTGGCCGCCCGCACCCGCGAGGAGTCCACCCTCAACGTCACCTTCCTGATGTTCCTCTGTCTGGCATGCATGATCGCCGCGGTCGGCGTCGTCACCGACTCACCGGTGACCGTCGTCGGCGCGATGGTGGTGGGGCCTGAATTCGGCCCGCTGGCCGCGCTGGCCGTCGCCCTGGTGCGCCGCCGGATGGACCTGGCCCGGCGCGCCTCGATCGCGCTGGTGGTGGGCTTCCCGGTCGCCATGGCCGTGACCGCCGCCTTCGTGCTCGGCGGCGAGGCGCTGGGCTGGATCCAGCTGCAGAGCACCCGCCAGCTCAACGAGGTCGACTTCATCTTCCAGGTCGGCCCGCTGTCCTTCGTGGTGGCGCTGCTCGCCGGTGCGGCCGGAATGCTCTCGCTGGTATCGGCGAAGTCCGCCGCGCTGGTCGGGGTGTTCATCTCGGTGACCACCGTCCCGGCTGCCGGTTTCGCCGTCGTCGCGGCATCGGTGGGGGACTGGGACATCGCCGTGAAGTCTGCTGCTCAGCTGTTGGTGAACCTGCTCGGCATCACGCTGGCCGGCGTGCTCGTCCTCGCGGTGCGACGTCGGCGCGAAACGCGCCACCTCGCCTGA
- a CDS encoding thiolase family protein: MTGISGRDAVIVAAVRTPVGKGKAAGALHGVLPADLLAHSLTELVSRAGLDPADVDDVIAGAVTQVGDQAVNIARNAVLGAGFPESVPGTTVDRQCGSSQQAISFAAQGVIAGAYDIVIAAGVESMSRVPMGSSVLPGSDPFGAGFAHRYSEGLVPQGISAELIAARWNLSRTELDEFSAASHDKAARATKDGLFDNELAPIAGLRTDEIIRPGTTVDTLAGLRPAFYNEAVAQRFPQIGWNITPGNSSPLSDGSAAVLITTSEEAQRRGWKPLARIHTTTVVGSDPLYMLTGVIPATEKVLARAGLTIADIDLFEVNEAFAPVVLAWAHDTGANLAKTNVNGGAIAIGHPLGASGARIMTTLVNALEQRGGRYGLQTMCEAGGMANATIIERL, encoded by the coding sequence ATGACCGGAATTTCAGGACGCGACGCCGTCATCGTCGCCGCGGTGCGCACACCGGTGGGCAAGGGTAAGGCAGCCGGGGCACTGCACGGTGTGCTTCCCGCCGACCTGCTGGCTCACAGCCTCACCGAACTGGTGTCACGGGCCGGGCTCGATCCGGCCGACGTCGACGACGTGATCGCCGGTGCCGTCACCCAGGTCGGTGACCAGGCGGTGAACATCGCCCGCAACGCCGTGCTGGGCGCCGGGTTCCCGGAGTCGGTGCCGGGCACCACCGTCGATCGCCAGTGTGGCAGTAGCCAGCAGGCGATCAGTTTCGCCGCGCAGGGCGTGATCGCCGGTGCCTACGACATCGTGATCGCCGCGGGTGTGGAGTCGATGAGCCGGGTCCCGATGGGCTCCTCGGTACTACCCGGCAGCGATCCCTTCGGTGCCGGGTTCGCGCACCGCTATTCCGAAGGGCTTGTGCCCCAGGGCATCAGCGCCGAGCTGATCGCGGCTCGCTGGAACCTCTCGCGTACCGAACTCGACGAGTTCTCGGCGGCCAGTCACGACAAGGCGGCCCGAGCCACCAAGGACGGGTTGTTCGACAACGAGCTGGCGCCGATCGCGGGCCTGCGCACCGACGAGATCATCCGCCCCGGGACCACAGTGGACACGCTGGCCGGCCTGCGACCCGCGTTCTACAACGAGGCTGTGGCCCAGCGCTTTCCGCAGATCGGCTGGAATATCACCCCGGGCAACTCTTCTCCCCTGTCCGACGGCAGTGCTGCGGTATTGATCACCACGAGCGAAGAGGCACAGCGGCGGGGCTGGAAACCGTTGGCGCGCATCCACACCACCACTGTGGTCGGCTCTGATCCGCTGTACATGCTGACCGGGGTGATACCCGCAACCGAGAAGGTGCTTGCGCGAGCGGGTCTGACGATCGCCGATATCGACCTGTTCGAAGTCAACGAGGCGTTTGCGCCTGTTGTGCTGGCCTGGGCCCACGACACCGGAGCAAATCTAGCCAAGACGAACGTCAACGGGGGCGCCATCGCCATCGGACATCCTCTGGGGGCCAGTGGCGCCCGCATCATGACCACGTTGGTCAACGCCTTGGAGCAGCGCGGCGGACGCTATGGGTTGCAGACGATGTGTGAGGCCGGCGGAATGGCCAACGCCACGATCATCGAACGCCTCTAA
- a CDS encoding MMPL/RND family transporter, protein MITLNKDERPQADEHGKRPHIAQWIRWLAVPIILGWLALTVITNVVVPQIEIVGQEQSVPMAAPDAPSTIAMNTIGKTFQEFNSNTSVMIVLEGDQPLGPPAHKYYDEIISKLNADKKHVEHVQDFWSDPLTAAGSQSEDGKSAYVQVYLAGNMGEGLANESVEAAKAIVASVPAPPGVKAYVTGPSALIADTHIAGDRSLQLITLLTFGVITVMLLFVYRSVGAVLLAMFMVFLQLAAARGVVAFLGHHHLIGLSTFAVNLLTMLAIAAGTDYVIFLFGRYQEARSKGEDRESAYYDMFHGTAHVILGSGLTIAGAMLCLHFTRSPMFNSMGIPLFIGMLVVVAAAMTLGPSVVTVATRFGRLEPRRASRERFWRRIGTTVVRWPGAILVGTTALCLVGLLALPGYRTDYNDRHYLPPDIPASEGFAAAERHFPAARLSPELLMLVSDHDLRNSADFLVIDRVAKAMFHTPGIGRVQTITRPLGSPIEHSSIPFLLGMQGTTQTMNQSYLDDRMKDMLKMGDDMNVSIATMQQMYDLMGELNATTHSMVGKMDLTLADIQTLRNHISDFDDFFRPIRNYLYWEPHCFDIPLCWSMRSVFDTLDGIDTMTDDFQNLVPNLHQLDLLTAQMRTLMPPMIETMKSMRTMQLTMQSTQSGMYDQMAAQQENQSAMGKAFDEAKNDDSFYLPPEAFDNPDFKRGMKMFLSPDGHAVRFIISHEGDPMSPEGLSHVDPIKNAAFEAIKGTPLEGSKIYLAGTAASYKDMQDSANYDLMIAGIAALCLIFIIMLIITRAVVAAAAIVGTVVLSLGTSFGLSVLVWQDLIGRPLHWMVLVMAVIILLAVGSDYNLLLVARLKEEVGAGINTGIIRAMGGSGSVVTSAGLVFAVTMAAMAFSELTILAQVGTTIGMGLLVDTLVIRSFMTPSIAALLGRWFWWPQRVRPRPVPEPWPQPKTAPAQTVSADN, encoded by the coding sequence ATGATCACCCTGAACAAAGACGAGCGACCGCAGGCCGACGAACACGGTAAACGCCCGCACATCGCCCAGTGGATTCGCTGGCTGGCGGTGCCGATCATCCTGGGCTGGCTGGCGCTGACCGTCATCACCAACGTCGTGGTGCCGCAGATCGAGATCGTCGGTCAAGAGCAGTCGGTGCCGATGGCGGCGCCCGACGCGCCGTCGACGATCGCGATGAACACGATCGGCAAGACCTTCCAGGAGTTCAACTCCAACACCTCGGTGATGATCGTGCTCGAGGGTGACCAACCGCTGGGCCCACCCGCGCACAAGTACTACGACGAGATCATCAGCAAGCTCAACGCCGACAAGAAGCACGTCGAGCACGTTCAGGACTTCTGGAGTGATCCGCTGACCGCCGCGGGCTCGCAGAGCGAGGACGGCAAGTCCGCCTACGTCCAGGTTTATCTCGCCGGCAACATGGGTGAGGGGCTGGCCAACGAGTCGGTCGAGGCGGCCAAGGCGATCGTGGCCAGTGTCCCGGCGCCGCCGGGGGTCAAGGCCTACGTCACCGGACCGTCGGCGCTGATCGCCGACACCCACATCGCCGGTGACCGCAGCCTGCAGCTCATCACCCTGCTGACCTTCGGTGTCATCACCGTGATGCTGCTGTTCGTCTACCGCTCCGTTGGTGCCGTGCTGCTCGCCATGTTCATGGTGTTCCTTCAGCTCGCCGCAGCCCGCGGTGTGGTGGCCTTCCTCGGCCACCACCACCTGATCGGGCTGTCCACGTTCGCGGTCAACCTGTTGACCATGCTGGCCATCGCCGCGGGCACCGACTACGTGATCTTCCTCTTCGGGCGCTACCAGGAGGCCCGGTCGAAAGGTGAGGACAGAGAGTCCGCCTACTACGACATGTTCCACGGGACCGCGCACGTCATCCTGGGATCGGGTCTGACCATCGCCGGAGCCATGCTGTGTCTGCATTTCACCCGCAGCCCGATGTTCAATTCGATGGGCATACCCCTGTTCATCGGCATGCTCGTCGTCGTCGCGGCGGCTATGACACTGGGCCCTTCGGTGGTCACCGTTGCCACCCGGTTCGGCCGGCTGGAACCCAGACGTGCTTCGCGGGAACGGTTTTGGCGGCGAATCGGTACCACCGTCGTCCGCTGGCCCGGGGCCATCCTGGTGGGCACCACCGCGCTGTGCCTGGTCGGGCTGCTCGCCCTGCCTGGCTATCGCACCGACTACAACGACCGGCATTACCTGCCGCCGGATATCCCGGCCAGCGAGGGCTTCGCCGCCGCTGAGCGGCACTTCCCGGCGGCGCGGCTGAGCCCCGAGCTGCTGATGCTGGTCAGTGATCACGACTTGCGAAACTCGGCCGACTTCTTGGTGATCGACCGGGTAGCCAAGGCCATGTTCCACACTCCGGGCATCGGTCGGGTGCAGACGATCACCCGACCGCTGGGGTCGCCGATCGAGCACAGCTCGATTCCGTTCCTGCTCGGCATGCAGGGCACGACGCAGACGATGAACCAGTCGTACCTCGACGACCGCATGAAGGACATGCTGAAGATGGGTGACGACATGAACGTCTCCATCGCCACCATGCAGCAGATGTACGACCTGATGGGGGAACTGAACGCCACCACCCACAGCATGGTCGGCAAGATGGACCTCACCCTGGCCGACATCCAGACGCTGCGTAACCACATCTCCGACTTCGACGACTTCTTCCGCCCGATCCGCAACTACCTGTACTGGGAACCGCACTGCTTCGACATCCCGCTGTGCTGGTCGATGCGCTCAGTGTTCGACACCCTTGACGGCATCGACACGATGACCGACGACTTCCAGAACCTGGTGCCCAACCTGCACCAGCTCGATCTGTTGACCGCGCAGATGCGCACGCTGATGCCGCCGATGATCGAGACGATGAAGTCGATGCGGACCATGCAGCTGACCATGCAGAGCACGCAGTCCGGCATGTACGACCAGATGGCCGCGCAGCAGGAGAACCAGAGTGCGATGGGCAAGGCCTTCGACGAGGCCAAGAACGACGACTCGTTCTATCTGCCGCCCGAGGCCTTCGACAACCCGGACTTCAAGCGCGGCATGAAGATGTTCCTCTCGCCGGACGGACATGCGGTGCGGTTCATCATTTCCCACGAGGGTGATCCGATGTCGCCGGAAGGCCTCAGCCACGTCGATCCGATCAAGAATGCGGCGTTCGAGGCGATCAAGGGCACTCCGCTGGAAGGTTCCAAGATCTACCTGGCTGGCACCGCCGCCAGCTACAAGGACATGCAGGACAGCGCGAACTACGACCTGATGATCGCGGGCATCGCCGCGCTGTGCCTGATATTCATCATCATGCTGATCATCACCCGGGCGGTGGTGGCCGCCGCGGCGATCGTGGGCACCGTCGTATTGTCGCTGGGCACTTCGTTCGGTCTGTCAGTTCTGGTGTGGCAGGACCTGATCGGCCGTCCACTGCACTGGATGGTGCTGGTGATGGCGGTCATCATCCTGCTGGCGGTGGGTTCGGACTACAACCTGCTGTTGGTGGCCCGGCTCAAGGAAGAAGTGGGTGCGGGCATCAACACCGGCATCATCCGGGCCATGGGCGGCAGTGGCTCGGTGGTGACCTCGGCGGGATTGGTCTTTGCGGTGACGATGGCGGCGATGGCGTTCAGTGAGCTGACCATCCTCGCCCAGGTCGGCACCACCATCGGTATGGGCCTGCTCGTCGATACCCTGGTGATCCGCTCATTCATGACTCCGTCGATCGCCGCACTGCTGGGCCGCTGGTTCTGGTGGCCGCAGCGGGTCCGGCCGCGACCGGTTCCTGAGCCGTGGCCGCAGCCGAAAACTGCTCCGGCGCAAACGGTTTCGGCCGATAACTAG
- a CDS encoding winged helix-turn-helix transcriptional regulator → MTVLQGPLTDRDSWSAVGRCPIEKTMGVIGTKSAMLILREAYYGTTRFDDFARRVGITKAATSARLTELVDAGLLARRPYREPGQRVRDEYVLTEAGTDLMPVVWGMFEWGRRHLADDTRLHLTHLGCGAEATVEIRCAQGHLVPPDELGVSLRHRSGTD, encoded by the coding sequence ATGACAGTGCTACAAGGGCCTCTGACCGACCGAGACAGCTGGTCGGCGGTGGGGCGCTGCCCTATCGAGAAGACCATGGGTGTTATCGGCACCAAGTCGGCGATGCTGATCCTGCGCGAGGCCTACTACGGGACCACCCGCTTCGACGACTTCGCCCGCCGCGTCGGTATCACCAAGGCGGCCACCTCGGCGCGGCTCACCGAACTCGTCGACGCCGGACTGCTGGCCCGCCGCCCCTACCGCGAGCCCGGTCAGCGAGTGCGCGACGAGTACGTGCTCACCGAGGCGGGCACCGATCTGATGCCGGTCGTGTGGGGCATGTTCGAGTGGGGCAGGCGGCATCTGGCCGATGACACCCGGCTACATCTGACCCACCTCGGCTGCGGCGCCGAGGCCACCGTCGAAATCCGATGCGCGCAAGGGCATCTGGTGCCGCCCGACGAACTGGGCGTGTCGCTGCGGCACCGAAGCGGCACGGACTGA
- a CDS encoding DUF302 domain-containing protein, which yields MPTETRFNGVRVRYDSAKSYHELVAALLADIGEQPVPISGISEFDGDWQEYQTRVERYIGPSGFMLFATFDHGVWISKAGIERKALRVILGNPLIAITMIRHDATAGLFAPVELLILDEDGGSSLTYVKPSSLMVVDDNPPLQSAAEALDAKLAALAAKVTG from the coding sequence ATGCCGACAGAGACACGTTTCAACGGGGTTCGGGTGCGCTACGACAGCGCCAAGAGTTACCACGAGCTGGTTGCCGCGCTGCTCGCCGATATCGGCGAGCAGCCGGTACCGATCTCCGGGATCTCAGAGTTCGATGGTGACTGGCAGGAGTATCAGACGCGCGTCGAAAGATACATCGGCCCAAGCGGATTCATGCTGTTCGCAACCTTTGACCACGGTGTGTGGATCAGCAAGGCCGGCATCGAACGCAAGGCGCTGCGGGTGATCCTCGGCAATCCGTTGATCGCCATAACGATGATTCGGCACGACGCGACTGCCGGGCTGTTCGCCCCGGTCGAGCTGTTGATTCTCGACGAGGACGGCGGCAGCAGTCTGACCTATGTGAAGCCGTCGTCATTGATGGTCGTGGATGACAATCCACCGCTGCAGAGTGCCGCCGAGGCGCTCGATGCCAAGCTGGCCGCACTGGCGGCAAAGGTGACCGGTTAG